In Streptomyces sp. NBC_00414, a single window of DNA contains:
- the hutI gene encoding imidazolonepropionase, with the protein MSSTTGATSGSNTGSTTLITNIASLVTNDSSLGWGSPRSSKFENGGGSPLGLIQNAAVVIDGDRIAWTGDSREAPATDNRVDAGGRAVVPGFVDSHSHLVFAGDRTQEFNARMSGRAYSAGGIRTTVAATRAASDSELERNLTRYLAEALRQGTTTFETKSGYGLTVEDEARALRIAAAHTDEVTYLGAHIVPPDYADDPAAYVALVTGEMLDACAPYARWIDVFCEKGAFDGDQARAILTAGKAKGLHPRIHANQLSYGPGVQLAVELDAASADHCTHLTDADVDALASGDTVATLLPGAEFSTRAAWPDARRLLDAGATVALSTDCNPGSSFTSSVPFCIALAVRDMGMTPDEALWSATAGGAAALRRTDIGRVAPGAYADLAFLDAPSHVHLAYRPGVPLVSEVWRRGARV; encoded by the coding sequence ATGAGCAGCACGACCGGCGCCACCAGCGGTAGCAATACCGGCAGCACGACCCTCATCACCAACATCGCCAGTCTGGTCACCAACGACTCCTCTCTCGGGTGGGGGTCCCCCCGTTCGAGTAAATTCGAGAATGGGGGAGGGTCTCCGCTCGGTCTGATCCAGAACGCGGCCGTCGTCATCGACGGCGACCGCATCGCTTGGACCGGTGACTCAAGAGAAGCACCCGCCACTGACAATCGGGTCGACGCCGGTGGCCGCGCGGTCGTCCCCGGCTTCGTCGACTCCCACTCGCACCTCGTCTTCGCGGGCGACCGCACGCAGGAGTTCAACGCCCGTATGTCCGGCCGGGCCTACAGCGCCGGCGGCATCCGGACGACCGTCGCCGCGACCCGCGCGGCGAGCGACTCGGAGCTTGAGCGCAACCTCACCCGCTACCTCGCCGAGGCCCTGCGCCAGGGCACGACCACGTTCGAGACGAAGTCCGGCTACGGGTTGACGGTCGAGGACGAGGCGCGGGCCCTGCGGATCGCCGCCGCGCACACCGACGAGGTCACCTACCTCGGCGCGCACATCGTCCCGCCGGACTACGCGGACGACCCCGCCGCGTACGTCGCGCTCGTCACCGGCGAGATGCTCGACGCCTGTGCCCCGTACGCCCGTTGGATCGACGTCTTCTGCGAGAAGGGGGCCTTCGACGGCGATCAGGCCCGCGCGATCCTCACGGCGGGCAAGGCGAAGGGGCTGCACCCCCGCATCCATGCCAACCAGCTCTCGTACGGCCCCGGGGTGCAACTGGCCGTCGAACTGGACGCGGCGAGCGCCGACCACTGCACGCACCTGACCGACGCGGACGTGGACGCCCTCGCGAGCGGTGACACGGTGGCGACGCTGTTGCCCGGCGCGGAGTTCTCCACCCGTGCCGCGTGGCCGGACGCGCGCCGGCTCCTCGACGCGGGCGCCACGGTAGCCCTTTCCACCGACTGCAACCCGGGCTCGTCCTTCACGTCGTCCGTGCCGTTCTGCATCGCGCTGGCGGTACGGGACATGGGGATGACGCCGGACGAGGCGCTCTGGTCGGCCACGGCGGGCGGGGCCGCGGCCCTCCGCCGCACGGACATCGGCCGCGTGGCCCCGGGCGCGTACGCCGACCTGGCGTTTCTGGACGCCCCGAGCCACGTGCACTTGGCCTACCGGCCGGGGGTGCCGCTGGTGAGCGAGGTGTGGCGACGGGGCGCGCGGGTGTGA
- a CDS encoding formimidoylglutamate deiminase: MRGTTYWLEHAWLDSYVEPGVALDVGADGRIAAVRTGVDSPPPGAEILRGLTLPGLANTHSHAFHRALRGTVQVGSGTFWTWREIMYSIADRLTPDTYHALARAVYAEMALAGVTAVGEFHYVHHAPGGTPYADPNAMGEALVEAAAEAGIRITLLDTVYLAGGLVDARRGQPPNRHQLRFSDGTAEAWAARCSVLKDRDHARIGAAIHSVRAVPAGQLATVARWVEERRAPLHVHLSEQTAENDACQAAHGCTPTQLLADHGVLGPRTTGVHNTHLTDADIALLGRSGTGTCMCPTTERDLADGIGPAVALQQAGSPLSLGSDSHAVIDLLEEARAMELNERLRSRTRGHWTAAALLRAASADGHAALGWTDAGVLEAGALADFTTVALDSVRTAGTLPRLGAETAVFAATAADVRHTVVGGRHVVRDGAHALVPDVPQALADAIEALRA, from the coding sequence GTGCGAGGCACGACGTACTGGCTGGAGCACGCCTGGCTCGACTCCTACGTGGAGCCGGGCGTGGCCCTCGACGTGGGCGCGGACGGACGGATCGCCGCCGTCCGTACGGGCGTCGACAGCCCACCGCCCGGAGCGGAGATCCTGCGCGGCCTGACCCTCCCCGGCCTCGCCAACACCCACAGCCACGCCTTCCACCGGGCCCTGCGCGGCACCGTCCAGGTCGGCTCCGGGACCTTCTGGACCTGGCGCGAGATCATGTACTCCATCGCGGACCGGCTGACCCCGGACACGTACCACGCGCTCGCCCGCGCGGTGTACGCCGAGATGGCCCTTGCCGGTGTCACGGCGGTCGGCGAGTTCCACTACGTGCACCACGCGCCGGGCGGCACGCCCTACGCCGACCCGAACGCCATGGGTGAGGCGCTCGTCGAGGCCGCCGCCGAGGCGGGCATCCGCATCACCCTCCTCGACACCGTCTACCTCGCCGGGGGTCTGGTCGACGCCCGCAGGGGGCAGCCCCCGAACCGGCACCAGCTGCGCTTCTCCGACGGCACCGCGGAGGCCTGGGCAGCACGCTGTTCAGTTCTCAAGGACCGGGATCACGCGCGGATCGGGGCCGCCATCCACTCCGTACGGGCCGTGCCCGCCGGGCAGTTGGCGACGGTGGCGCGGTGGGTCGAGGAGCGGCGGGCCCCGCTCCATGTGCACCTGTCCGAGCAGACGGCCGAGAACGACGCCTGCCAGGCGGCCCACGGGTGTACCCCTACACAGTTGCTCGCCGACCACGGGGTGCTCGGGCCGCGCACCACCGGCGTGCACAACACCCACCTCACCGACGCGGACATCGCGCTGCTCGGCCGCTCGGGCACCGGCACCTGCATGTGCCCGACCACCGAGCGCGACCTCGCCGACGGCATCGGACCGGCCGTCGCGCTCCAGCAGGCGGGCTCCCCGCTGTCCCTCGGCTCCGACAGCCACGCCGTCATCGACCTGCTCGAAGAGGCGCGCGCGATGGAGCTGAACGAACGCCTGCGCAGCCGCACCCGGGGCCACTGGACGGCGGCGGCGCTTCTGCGCGCCGCCTCCGCGGACGGTCACGCGGCCCTGGGCTGGACCGACGCGGGCGTCCTCGAAGCGGGCGCGCTCGCCGACTTCACGACGGTCGCGCTCGACTCGGTCAGAACAGCGGGGACGCTGCCACGGCTCGGCGCCGAGACGGCCGTATTCGCCGCGACAGCGGCGGATGTGCGGCACACGGTTGTCGGCGGCCGTCATGTCGTACGCGACGGGGCGCATGCCCTTGTTCCGGACGTGCCGCAGGCCCTCGCGGACGCGATCGAAGCGCTGCGCGCCTGA
- a CDS encoding allantoate amidohydrolase: MWGELAGIGRHAGSGGYRRFAWTGADTDCRDWFRAQAEARGLTLELDRNGNQWAWLGDPSAGDAVVTGSHLDSVPDGGAFDGPLGVVSSFAALDELRGRNARFTKPLAIVNFGDEEGARFGLACVGSRLTAGELTVEQAHRLTDADGITLPQAMEAAGHDPDAIGADPERLARIGAFVELHVEQGRALDLTGDRVGVASAIWPHGRWRFDFRGEANHAGTTRLVDRRDPMLSYAETVLAARREAELAGAVATFGKISVEPNGVNAIPSLVRGWLDSRAADQATLDTVVHGIEKAAREYADAHGIHLDVVRESFTPVVEFEHALRDEIARVLGGGDGGTGAHLNVPVLGTGAGHDAGILSGSIPTAMLFVRNPTGVSHSPAEYAAEDDCVAGVTALADVLEGLACK; the protein is encoded by the coding sequence ATGTGGGGGGAGTTGGCGGGCATCGGGCGGCATGCCGGGTCCGGTGGGTATCGGCGGTTCGCCTGGACCGGGGCCGATACCGACTGCCGTGACTGGTTCAGGGCACAGGCCGAGGCGCGTGGGCTCACCCTCGAACTGGACCGGAACGGCAACCAGTGGGCGTGGCTCGGCGACCCCTCGGCCGGGGACGCCGTCGTCACCGGGTCCCACCTCGACTCGGTGCCCGACGGGGGCGCCTTCGACGGGCCCCTCGGCGTCGTGTCCTCCTTCGCCGCGCTCGACGAACTGCGCGGCCGGAACGCGCGGTTCACCAAGCCCCTCGCCATCGTGAACTTCGGCGACGAGGAAGGTGCCCGCTTCGGGCTGGCCTGTGTGGGCTCGCGGCTCACCGCCGGGGAACTCACCGTCGAGCAGGCACACCGGCTCACCGACGCCGACGGGATCACCCTCCCGCAGGCCATGGAGGCCGCGGGCCACGACCCGGACGCCATCGGGGCTGACCCCGAACGCCTGGCCCGTATCGGCGCGTTCGTCGAGCTGCACGTCGAGCAGGGGCGCGCCCTGGACCTGACCGGCGACCGGGTCGGCGTCGCCAGCGCCATCTGGCCGCACGGGCGGTGGCGGTTCGACTTCCGGGGCGAGGCCAACCACGCGGGCACCACTCGCCTCGTGGACCGCCGCGACCCCATGCTGTCGTACGCGGAGACCGTGCTCGCGGCCCGCCGGGAGGCCGAGCTCGCGGGCGCCGTGGCCACTTTCGGCAAGATCTCGGTCGAGCCGAACGGCGTCAACGCCATCCCCTCCCTCGTACGCGGCTGGCTCGACTCCCGCGCCGCGGACCAGGCGACCCTCGACACGGTCGTCCACGGCATCGAGAAGGCGGCCCGCGAGTACGCCGACGCGCACGGGATCCACCTCGACGTGGTCCGGGAGTCGTTCACCCCGGTCGTCGAGTTCGAGCACGCACTGCGGGACGAGATCGCCCGCGTCCTGGGCGGCGGGGACGGGGGCACGGGGGCGCACCTGAATGTTCCCGTCCTCGGAACAGGTGCGGGACACGACGCCGGGATCCTCTCCGGCTCGATCCCCACCGCCATGCTGTTCGTACGCAACCCCACGGGCGTCTCGCACTCGCCGGCCGAGTACGCCGCCGAGGACGACTGCGTTGCCGGGGTGACCGCACTGGCCGACGTACTGGAAGGGCTGGCCTGCAAGTGA
- the hutU gene encoding urocanate hydratase, producing the protein MSGPRPVRASRGTELSALGWQQEAALRMLQNNLDPEVAEHPDKLVVYGGTGKAARDWRSYDAMVRTLRTLKQDETMLVQSGRPVGVMQTHEWAPRVLIANSNLVGDWANWEEFRRLEALGLTMYGQMTAGSWIYIGTQGILQGTYETFSAVAAKKFGGTLAGTITLTAGLGGMGGAQPLAVTMNDGVAICIDVDPRAIERRIEHRYLDVRADSLEHALQLAVEARDARRPLSIGLLGNAADLLPRMLAEGAPIDIVTDQTSAHDPLAYLPTGVDLDDMATYAAKDPAGFTTRARESMARHVEAMVGFMDAGAEVFDYGNSIRGEAQLAGYERAFAFPGFVPAYIRPLFSEGKGPFRWAALSGEASDIHKTDKAILDLFPENESLHRWIKLAGERVHFQGLPARICWLGYGERDKAGERFNDMVASGELTAPLAIGRDHLDCGSVASPYRETEAMLDGSDAIADWPLLNAMVNVASGASWVSIHHGGGVGMGRSIHAGQVTVADGTKLAGEKIRRVLTNDPGMGVIRHVDAGYDIAEAVADERGVRVPMREGE; encoded by the coding sequence ATGTCAGGACCCCGCCCCGTCCGAGCATCACGCGGCACGGAACTGAGCGCCCTGGGATGGCAGCAGGAAGCCGCTCTGCGGATGCTGCAGAACAACCTCGACCCCGAGGTCGCCGAGCACCCCGACAAGCTCGTCGTCTACGGCGGCACCGGCAAGGCCGCCCGCGACTGGCGCTCCTACGACGCCATGGTCCGTACGCTGCGGACGCTGAAGCAGGACGAGACGATGCTCGTCCAGTCCGGCCGCCCCGTCGGCGTCATGCAGACCCACGAGTGGGCCCCGCGCGTCCTCATCGCCAACTCCAACCTGGTGGGCGACTGGGCGAACTGGGAGGAGTTCCGGCGCCTCGAAGCCCTCGGCCTCACCATGTACGGGCAGATGACCGCCGGATCGTGGATCTACATCGGCACGCAGGGCATCCTCCAGGGCACCTACGAGACCTTCTCCGCCGTCGCCGCGAAGAAGTTCGGCGGGACGCTCGCCGGGACCATCACCCTGACCGCCGGTCTCGGCGGCATGGGCGGTGCCCAGCCGCTCGCCGTGACGATGAACGACGGCGTCGCGATCTGTATCGACGTCGACCCGCGCGCCATCGAGCGCCGCATCGAGCACCGGTACCTGGACGTACGCGCCGACTCCCTGGAGCACGCCCTCCAGCTCGCTGTCGAGGCCCGGGACGCCCGCCGCCCGCTCTCCATCGGCCTGCTCGGCAACGCCGCCGACCTGCTGCCGCGCATGCTCGCCGAGGGCGCCCCGATCGACATCGTGACCGACCAGACCTCGGCCCACGACCCGCTGGCCTACCTGCCCACCGGCGTCGACCTCGACGACATGGCCACGTACGCCGCCAAGGACCCGGCCGGCTTCACCACCCGGGCCCGTGAGTCCATGGCCCGGCACGTGGAGGCGATGGTCGGCTTCATGGACGCCGGCGCCGAGGTCTTCGACTACGGCAACTCCATCCGGGGCGAGGCGCAACTGGCCGGATACGAGCGGGCGTTCGCCTTCCCCGGCTTCGTGCCCGCCTACATCCGGCCGCTGTTCTCCGAGGGCAAGGGCCCCTTCCGCTGGGCCGCCCTGTCCGGCGAGGCCTCCGACATCCACAAGACCGACAAGGCGATCCTCGACCTCTTCCCGGAGAACGAGTCCCTCCACCGCTGGATCAAGCTGGCCGGCGAGCGCGTCCACTTCCAGGGACTGCCCGCGCGGATCTGCTGGCTCGGCTACGGCGAGCGCGACAAGGCGGGCGAGCGCTTCAACGACATGGTCGCCTCCGGCGAACTAACGGCCCCCCTGGCCATCGGCCGCGACCACCTCGACTGCGGTTCCGTCGCCTCCCCGTACCGCGAGACCGAGGCCATGCTCGACGGCTCCGACGCGATCGCCGACTGGCCGCTGCTGAACGCGATGGTGAACGTGGCCTCCGGCGCGTCCTGGGTGTCCATCCACCACGGCGGCGGTGTGGGCATGGGGCGCTCCATCCACGCGGGGCAGGTGACGGTGGCCGACGGCACGAAGCTCGCGGGCGAGAAGATTCGCCGCGTGCTGACGAACGACCCCGGGATGGGTGTCATTCGGCATGTCGATGCCGGGTACGACATCGCCGAGGCCGTCGCTGACGAGCGTGGTGTGCGGGTTCCCATGCGGGAGGGCGAGTGA
- a CDS encoding diaminopimelate decarboxylase, giving the protein MAAYGTDTGDTDTTGDRPDGSAGGGRGGGTDGGTAETVKLEATQGAAGAVRRDEAVRAAVEQGLVSPSTPLVALLDTTGIRASVAALRAAFDAVSAPGTPVLHAFAVKATPLVPVLRLLHREGVGMEVASPGELALARAAGVPPSRTVLDSPAKTPSELREALALGIAVNADNPQELARIDALVRSASTRSPVGLRVNPQVGGGSIGALSTATATSKFGVALRDEGAREWVVRAYLDRPWLTRLHTHSGSQGMPLELMARGVAAAYGLAEEVNERAGRRQIDTLDIGGGLPVNFGSDAHAPTYEEYARLLASTVPGLFDGRYGLVTEFGRSLLAKHGIVLARVEYAKSAGGRAIAVTHAGVQVAARTVYAPESWPLRVAAYDDKGRPKAGPDVVQDVAGPACFAGDLLAEGRSMPLLEQGDYAAALDTGAYYFAHHYGYNSLARPAVHGFGPDGAGGVRFAVVRTAQTLDEIVAESGGAHTEALTGTI; this is encoded by the coding sequence ATGGCTGCATACGGCACGGACACAGGGGACACGGACACGACGGGCGATCGGCCCGACGGGAGCGCGGGCGGGGGCAGGGGTGGGGGAACGGACGGCGGAACGGCCGAGACGGTGAAACTGGAGGCGACTCAGGGCGCGGCCGGGGCCGTGCGGCGCGACGAGGCCGTTCGCGCGGCCGTGGAGCAGGGACTCGTGAGCCCCTCCACTCCCCTCGTCGCACTCCTCGACACCACCGGCATCCGGGCTTCCGTGGCGGCCCTGCGGGCAGCCTTCGACGCGGTGAGCGCACCGGGTACGCCCGTGCTGCACGCGTTCGCGGTGAAGGCGACCCCGCTGGTGCCGGTGCTGCGGCTGCTGCACCGGGAGGGCGTCGGCATGGAGGTCGCGAGTCCGGGGGAGCTGGCCCTCGCCCGCGCGGCCGGGGTGCCGCCGTCCCGTACGGTCCTCGACTCGCCCGCGAAGACCCCCTCCGAGCTGCGGGAGGCGCTCGCGCTGGGCATCGCGGTCAACGCGGACAACCCCCAGGAGCTGGCGCGGATCGACGCCCTGGTCCGGTCGGCGTCGACCCGCTCGCCCGTGGGGCTGCGGGTGAACCCGCAGGTCGGCGGGGGTTCGATCGGGGCGCTGTCGACGGCGACGGCGACCTCGAAGTTCGGGGTGGCGCTGCGGGACGAGGGTGCGCGCGAGTGGGTCGTGCGGGCGTATCTGGACCGGCCGTGGCTGACCCGGCTGCACACGCACTCCGGTTCGCAGGGGATGCCGCTGGAGCTGATGGCGCGCGGGGTGGCCGCGGCGTACGGGCTCGCGGAGGAGGTCAACGAGCGGGCCGGGCGGCGGCAGATCGACACGCTCGACATCGGCGGCGGGCTGCCGGTGAACTTCGGCTCGGACGCCCACGCGCCGACCTACGAGGAGTACGCGCGGCTCCTCGCGTCGACCGTGCCGGGGCTCTTCGACGGGCGGTACGGGCTGGTGACGGAGTTCGGGCGGTCGCTGCTCGCCAAGCACGGCATCGTGCTGGCCCGCGTCGAGTACGCGAAGTCGGCGGGCGGCCGGGCGATCGCGGTGACGCACGCGGGAGTTCAGGTGGCGGCCCGCACGGTGTACGCGCCGGAGTCCTGGCCGCTGCGGGTGGCCGCGTACGACGACAAGGGGCGGCCGAAGGCGGGGCCCGACGTGGTGCAGGACGTGGCGGGACCCGCCTGCTTCGCGGGTGACCTGCTGGCGGAGGGCCGGTCGATGCCGCTGCTCGAACAGGGCGACTACGCGGCGGCGCTCGACACGGGGGCGTACTACTTCGCGCACCACTACGGGTACAACTCGCTGGCGCGGCCCGCCGTCCACGGTTTCGGTCCGGACGGGGCGGGCGGGGTGCGGTTCGCGGTGGTCCGCACGGCGCAGACGCTCGACGAGATCGTGGCGGAGTCGGGAGGGGCACACACCGAGGCGTTGACCGGCACGATCTGA
- a CDS encoding transcriptional regulator: MLSRLAEERATGVLTRDRGVLYLVEGQVVHAESPATPGLDVLLTSRGALGSDGWWEAVSKAGAERRVGRFLVDSGRLAAGALELCHLGALYDAAFFTLGASSGPARFRYGVAHWIGPVRPVTVDAVERETLRRRALLHRIWPDPDTDTAELVRTGRAVDAVLPPRQRTVLDQVDGQRTVSDISRVLGRPGFHTLVDVRRLAAAGIVTTRTRTVESRAPESDVPVSPLSSATARAAQAAQASADPDVALLRRLRDALEAL, encoded by the coding sequence ATGCTCAGCCGCCTCGCGGAGGAGCGCGCCACCGGCGTCCTGACCCGGGACCGCGGGGTGCTGTATCTGGTCGAGGGCCAGGTGGTGCACGCCGAGAGCCCCGCGACCCCCGGGCTCGACGTACTGCTCACCAGCCGCGGGGCACTGGGTTCCGACGGCTGGTGGGAGGCCGTCTCAAAGGCGGGGGCCGAACGGCGCGTCGGACGGTTCCTGGTGGACAGCGGGCGGCTGGCCGCGGGCGCCCTGGAGCTGTGCCACCTGGGGGCGCTGTACGACGCCGCGTTCTTCACGCTCGGCGCGAGCAGCGGGCCGGCGCGTTTCAGGTACGGGGTCGCGCACTGGATCGGCCCCGTACGGCCGGTGACCGTGGACGCGGTGGAGCGCGAGACGCTGCGGCGCCGCGCGCTGCTGCACCGCATCTGGCCCGACCCGGACACGGACACCGCGGAACTCGTCCGGACCGGCCGGGCCGTCGACGCGGTCCTCCCCCCGCGTCAGCGCACGGTGCTCGACCAGGTCGACGGGCAGCGCACGGTCTCGGACATCTCACGGGTCCTCGGCCGGCCGGGATTCCACACCCTGGTCGACGTCCGCCGACTGGCGGCCGCCGGGATCGTGACGACCCGTACGCGCACGGTCGAGTCCCGGGCCCCGGAGTCCGACGTACCCGTGTCCCCCCTCTCCAGTGCGACCGCCCGGGCGGCGCAGGCCGCGCAGGCGTCGGCGGATCCCGACGTGGCCCTGCTGCGCAGGCTCAGAGACGCATTGGAGGCCTTGTGA
- a CDS encoding roadblock/LC7 domain-containing protein, translating to MAAEAEVLDELHRLRARVPQLTGALAASVDGLVLAQDTPGVEPEGLAALTAAALGVALRVTDATGRGDFRELLVRGEHGYVATYAAGPTAVLTLLAGDRANVGRLHLEGRRSGTRIGELVEAAAEAQPTPAARPAPKALTPRTRTARTARTVPGPTGESP from the coding sequence ATGGCGGCGGAGGCCGAAGTCCTCGACGAACTGCACCGGTTACGGGCCCGGGTGCCCCAGCTCACGGGCGCGCTCGCGGCCAGCGTCGACGGCCTGGTACTGGCCCAGGACACTCCGGGCGTGGAGCCGGAGGGGCTGGCCGCCCTCACCGCCGCCGCACTGGGGGTCGCCCTCCGTGTGACGGACGCGACCGGACGGGGCGACTTCCGCGAGCTGCTGGTGCGCGGCGAGCACGGCTATGTGGCGACCTACGCGGCGGGACCCACCGCCGTACTGACGCTGCTGGCCGGCGACCGGGCGAACGTCGGCCGGCTGCATCTCGAAGGGCGCCGCTCCGGCACCCGGATCGGCGAACTCGTCGAGGCCGCCGCCGAGGCCCAGCCGACCCCGGCGGCACGGCCCGCCCCGAAGGCCCTCACACCCCGCACCAGAACCGCGCGCACCGCGCGGACGGTCCCCGGGCCGACCGGCGAAAGCCCTTGA
- a CDS encoding MurR/RpiR family transcriptional regulator, producing MGPDGNASTDHPNTGGHDGSTGGGSGVTDAPAGRLQALFEGHRLTPTQRRIAHSMVRRAADVPFLSSVELAELAGVSQPSVTRFAVALGFDGYPALRRHLREVAPAEPAADTGSYNEYQQAVEAEIENLRHLASVLADPRPVERAGRLLAASRPLPVLGLRAAASQAYGFAYFAAKVHPDVRLLHEGGTMVHDRIDAAVRAGASTLLCFALPRHPREVVDTLAYAKEAGLTVVTVADSAFAPVAKVSDLLLPAAVGTGLAFDTACAPMLLGRVLLEAMCDGLPDAQARLEEFDAGAAARNLFVE from the coding sequence ATGGGCCCGGACGGCAACGCGAGCACGGACCACCCGAACACGGGCGGGCACGACGGGAGCACCGGCGGCGGCTCGGGCGTGACGGACGCTCCCGCCGGACGGCTGCAGGCGCTCTTCGAGGGGCACCGGCTGACCCCCACCCAGCGGCGCATCGCGCACAGCATGGTGCGCCGGGCCGCCGACGTGCCGTTCCTGTCGAGCGTGGAGCTCGCCGAACTCGCCGGCGTCAGTCAGCCCTCCGTCACCCGCTTCGCCGTCGCCCTCGGCTTCGACGGCTACCCGGCGCTGCGCAGACACCTGCGCGAGGTCGCCCCCGCCGAACCCGCCGCCGACACCGGCTCGTACAACGAGTACCAGCAGGCCGTCGAGGCCGAGATCGAGAACCTCCGCCACCTCGCCTCCGTGCTCGCGGACCCGCGTCCCGTCGAACGGGCCGGCCGGCTCCTCGCCGCCTCGCGCCCCCTGCCGGTGCTCGGGCTGCGGGCCGCCGCGTCCCAGGCGTACGGCTTCGCGTACTTCGCGGCCAAGGTCCATCCGGACGTCCGGCTGCTGCACGAGGGCGGCACGATGGTCCACGACCGGATCGACGCGGCGGTACGGGCCGGGGCCAGCACCCTGCTGTGCTTCGCGCTGCCCCGCCACCCGCGCGAGGTCGTCGACACCCTCGCGTACGCGAAGGAGGCCGGCCTCACCGTCGTCACCGTCGCGGACTCCGCGTTCGCGCCGGTCGCCAAGGTGTCCGACCTGCTGCTGCCCGCCGCCGTCGGGACGGGGCTCGCCTTCGACACGGCCTGCGCGCCGATGCTGCTGGGGCGGGTGCTGCTCGAAGCGATGTGCGACGGGCTGCCGGACGCCCAGGCGCGCCTTGAGGAGTTCGACGCGGGAGCCGCCGCGCGCAACCTGTTCGTGGAGTAG